The following DNA comes from Arthrobacter sp. SLBN-83.
GAGGCGACGGTGACTACCCGGCCGTGGGTTTCCTTGAGGTAGGGCAGCGCCGCGCGCACAGTGGAAACGGTGCCCATCAGGTTGACCCCGATGACCTTTTCCCACTCGGTGGCTTCGACGTCGGCGAGCTTGCCGCAGCGGTCGATCCCCGCCGCCGTCACCACTGCGTCAAGGCCACCCAGGGTCTCTGCGGCTTCACGGACGGCGTGCTCCACGGCGGCGCGGTCCGCCACATCCACTTCAAACGCCTTCACGCCGGAGACGCTGCTGATGTCGCGGTCCAGGACGACCGGGGTGCCGCCTGAACGCAGGACGGCTTCGACGACGGCGGCCCCCAGTCCGGAGGCACCTCCCGTTACCAGGACGCGGCCGGGCGTGGTGGAGGCAGTTGCAGTTGGTTCTGCAGTCATGGTGTTCCTTTCAATGGGGAAATCAAGTTTGCGAAGTGGGCAGGATCAGCTGACCTTGGCGAGTGCGTCCGCCAGGCCTGTCGTGGAACGGGCGGGGTGGAAGGGGACGGTGAGGCAGCGTCCGCCCCAGCTTTCCACCAGGTCCGCCTCGGGGAGGCGGGCGCCTTTGTAGTCGCCGCCTTTGACCCAGATATCGGGACGGAGCCGGTCCAGCGCTGCCTCGGGGGTGTCCTCGTCGAAGACCATCACGGCGTCCACGCATTCCATGGCCAGGAGCAGTTCCGCCCTGTCGTGCTGGCCGATGATGGGACGCTCCGGCCCCTTGAGCCGCCGCACCGAGTCGTCGGAGTTCAGGCACACGATGAGGCAGTCCCCCAGTTCCCGGGCTGCCGCGAGGGACCGGATGTGGCCGGCGTGGATCAGGTCGAAGCAACCCCCCGTGGCCACCACTTTTCCGCCGCTTTCGCGAACCGAACGGGCCAGCAGCAGCGGCTCGGTGGTCCGGCGCCCCGGGGCCGGCGCGGGCCTGGGCTTACCGGCGGCAGCATCGGGTTCATCGGTCTCGGGCAATGCCGAGACGCCCCCTGCCGCCAGGAAATCCGCGGCGTCATGGACTGCCAGCGCGGCCGCTTCCGGCAGGTCGCGTCCGGCCAGGAGGTGCACTGCAAGGCTGGCCGCCAACCGGTCGCCGGCGCCGCAGGGGTCGCCGGCTTCCACCCGTGGCGCGGGAACGGCATGGGATGCGGCCTCTCCCTGCTGCAGCAGGACGGCCCCCTCCTCACCCTTCGTGACCAGGACGGCCTGGCTGCGCCAACGCTCCAGCAGGACCTCCGCTACGGCTGCTGCGGGGTCATCGGAGTCGGGAAGGCCGCCGGCTCCGGACTGCACTGCCCTGGTGGCTTCGGAAATGTTCGGAGTCACGACGGCGACGCCCGGCACGGGTTCCGGCCCGGAGGGGTGCGGATCCCAGATGATGGGCACAGTGCCGGCGAGCCGTGCGAGCACGCCGCGCAGCTGCGGGTTGGCCGCCAGTCCCCTGCCGTAATCGGCAACGATGACCACGCCGGCTTTCTCCACGGCACGGAGCATGGCGGGGCTGACGTCGGGGACCGGTGTCTTTTCGCAGCCCTGGTCGAAACGGACCACCGGATGGGAACCCGCCCGGACCCGGGTCTTGACCGGCGAGGGGTAGCCGCTGTTCCCCGCCACGAGCCGCACCCCGGCGAGCTGCGCACGCAGCTGGCTGCCGGCGTCGTCATCCCCCAGAACCGTCACCAGGGTGACTGGCCAGCCGTCCTGCGCCAGCATGCGCGCCACCAGGCCCGCACCGCCGGCACGGCGGCGGACACCCGAGACGTCCACCACGGGCACGGGGGCATCAGGGCTGAGCCGGGTTGCCTCACCGGAAAGGTCGACGTCGAGCATCACGTCGCCCAGCACAACGATCCTCATCGCCGGCCACCGTTTGCCGCCGCGGTGGTCAGGAATGGAGTGTGCCGGGCCACCTCGAGGTCAAAGGCACGGCACACGGCGTGCAGCGCGATCAGGTGCCCTTCCTGGGCATTGGCGTTCAAGGCGTCGACCATGACCGCCTCGTCGCAGGCCTCGGACAAGGGGTTGGGTCCGGAGCCGGTGAGCGCCCAGGTGGTCACGTTGAGGCGGGAGGCAGCTTCCGCGGCCCGCAGCAGGTTGGGGCTCTTGCCGCTGGTGGACAGCAGCATCAGCACGTCGCCCGAGCGGCCGTGCGCCCGCACCTGCCGGGCAAAGACGTCGTCGAACCCGTAATCGTTGGCGATCGCGGTGACGGCGGACGACTCGGCATGCAGGGAGATAGCGGAGAAGGGTACCCGTTCGGAGTCGAACCGCCCCACCAGCTCGGCGGTCAGGTGCTGCGCTTCCGCCGCCGAGCCGCCGTTTCCTGCCGCCAGGAGCCGCTGCCCGCGAAGCAGGCGCTGGGCCAGCTCAACACCCCAGGCGGCAAGCCTGCCGGACTGGCTGCGCAGCGATTCCAGGGCTGGAAGCACGTTGTCCAGGTGGGTGCGGACGGCGTCCGCGCTGGCGGGGTCCACGAACGTGGCTCCCGGGAGCACCGCAGGCAGCGCCGGCGGCACCATCAGTGTGCGGAGGTCTGCTTCCCGCAGGCTTGATTCACGCAGGGATGATTCGGCAGTCACAGTGCGGCTCCTTCCATCGGTACAACGCCGGCCGGAGCGCCCGCCTGGGCGCTTTTTTGGACGCCGGCCACGGCCAACTGGTAGGCCTTTTCGGTTTCCGCTGCCACCCGGTCCCAGGAGTAGCGGGTGCGGGCACGCCGCTCGCCGGCCTGGCCGAGCTTGGCCCTGAGGGTTGGATTTTCCAGCAGCAGCGACAGGGCCGACGCAATGGCCTCGGGGTCCTTGGGCGGCACGTGCAGGCCGGTGGCGTGGTCCACCACCGTGTCCCGGAGCCCGCCTACCGCGGCGGCCACCACGGGCACACCGCAGGCCATTGCCTCAAGCGGCACGATGCCGAAGGGCTCGTACCAGGGAGCGCAGACCACGGCGTCGGCGCTGCGGAAGATGCCGGGCATTTCAGTCCGCGAGACCTGGCCCTGCAGCGTTACCTGCCCGGATACGCCGAGCTCGGCGGCAAGATCCATGAGGCGGCGGATTTCGGGGTCGGCGTGCATCACGTTCGAGTCGCCGCCGCCGCCGACGATCAGGAGTTCAACGTCCTCGAATCCCGCAGCCTTGAGGTACGGGAGCGCGCGGATGACCAGGTCCACTCCCTTGCGCGGCACCAGCCGCCCCACCGACAGGATCCGGTAGCGGCGCTTCCGATCGGCCACCGGCCCCTCCGGCGAGAAGAAGCCCAGGTCCACACCGCAGGGGGCGATGGAGATCTTGCCGGTGGCGATGCCCATGGCCTTGAGCTCGAAAACCTCGTCCGAACAGGTGGCGATGATCCGGTCCGCCGAGCGTCCGACGCCCGGTTCCAGCCAGCGGCGTGCCTCCGGGCTGGTGTCCTCCGCGCCCTGGTGCCTGCGCTTGACGGTTCCCAGCGCGTGGAACGTCTGGAGCATTGGCACGCGGTAGCCGGTGTCCGGGCGGCGGGCTGCGTCCAGGGCAGCCAGGCCGGACATCCAGAAGTGTCCGTGCACCACGTCCGGCGGCCGCTGGCCCCAATCGCTGGCCACACCG
Coding sequences within:
- a CDS encoding SDR family oxidoreductase; this translates as MTAEPTATASTTPGRVLVTGGASGLGAAVVEAVLRSGGTPVVLDRDISSVSGVKAFEVDVADRAAVEHAVREAAETLGGLDAVVTAAGIDRCGKLADVEATEWEKVIGVNLMGTVSTVRAALPYLKETHGRVVTVASTLGKRAVADATAYCASKFGVVGFSHALAAETGGEIGVTTMIPGGMKTRFFDDRTEQYKPQDDSRLNDPANTAQAILFALNQPTGCEVREMLICHEEEGSWP
- a CDS encoding PfkB family carbohydrate kinase — encoded protein: MRIVVLGDVMLDVDLSGEATRLSPDAPVPVVDVSGVRRRAGGAGLVARMLAQDGWPVTLVTVLGDDDAGSQLRAQLAGVRLVAGNSGYPSPVKTRVRAGSHPVVRFDQGCEKTPVPDVSPAMLRAVEKAGVVIVADYGRGLAANPQLRGVLARLAGTVPIIWDPHPSGPEPVPGVAVVTPNISEATRAVQSGAGGLPDSDDPAAAVAEVLLERWRSQAVLVTKGEEGAVLLQQGEAASHAVPAPRVEAGDPCGAGDRLAASLAVHLLAGRDLPEAAALAVHDAADFLAAGGVSALPETDEPDAAAGKPRPAPAPGRRTTEPLLLARSVRESGGKVVATGGCFDLIHAGHIRSLAAARELGDCLIVCLNSDDSVRRLKGPERPIIGQHDRAELLLAMECVDAVMVFDEDTPEAALDRLRPDIWVKGGDYKGARLPEADLVESWGGRCLTVPFHPARSTTGLADALAKVS
- a CDS encoding D-sedoheptulose-7-phosphate isomerase — its product is MVPPALPAVLPGATFVDPASADAVRTHLDNVLPALESLRSQSGRLAAWGVELAQRLLRGQRLLAAGNGGSAAEAQHLTAELVGRFDSERVPFSAISLHAESSAVTAIANDYGFDDVFARQVRAHGRSGDVLMLLSTSGKSPNLLRAAEAASRLNVTTWALTGSGPNPLSEACDEAVMVDALNANAQEGHLIALHAVCRAFDLEVARHTPFLTTAAANGGRR
- a CDS encoding glycosyltransferase — protein: MKIAMISEHASPLAALGGVDAGGQNVHVAALSEALANRGHHVTVYTRRDATKLPGRVRVGRRLEVVHVDAGPARHVPKDELLPYMGELADGVASDWGQRPPDVVHGHFWMSGLAALDAARRPDTGYRVPMLQTFHALGTVKRRHQGAEDTSPEARRWLEPGVGRSADRIIATCSDEVFELKAMGIATGKISIAPCGVDLGFFSPEGPVADRKRRYRILSVGRLVPRKGVDLVIRALPYLKAAGFEDVELLIVGGGGDSNVMHADPEIRRLMDLAAELGVSGQVTLQGQVSRTEMPGIFRSADAVVCAPWYEPFGIVPLEAMACGVPVVAAAVGGLRDTVVDHATGLHVPPKDPEAIASALSLLLENPTLRAKLGQAGERRARTRYSWDRVAAETEKAYQLAVAGVQKSAQAGAPAGVVPMEGAAL